TCAAGATAAAATTAATCACACCAAGAATCAAGGATTCTTTTTGAGTAAAATTATCCATTACAGCCTGAGCAAAGAGCAAGGGAATTAACAAGACAAAGAAGAAGAGATAGGTTTTAATGATAATGAGTAGGAGATGCCAAGAGAAGAAAAGGACGTTTTTCTTCGTCTTTTGGAGACTATATTTCACACTTTCTCTTACTGTCTTTCTTTCAAAGAGAATCTTAGGAAGAGCAAACATGAAACGAACAGAAATGTAGAGAAAGATCCAAGCGGATGCTATGATCAACAGCCCTACCAGCCAGTTCTTATCTTCTAGATATGTAACGATAAAATCGGGGATAATAATTTTATTGAGATAGTAGATTTTTAAAATTTTCCTAATAAAAGGAAAAAGTAGAGCTACATAAAAGAAGACAAAGGCCATCTTACAAAAGCTCAATCGTTTGACAAATAGAAAGCTCTGGTGAAAGACTTTTCGACTATATTCAATCAGGGTTCTCTTTTCATGGTAGAGAAGGTGACGCGCCCCGATGAACAAAAGACAGATTTGAAAATAAGCCACTAAAAGATTGATTGCTATTAAAATGAGAAAGGCTAAACTGACAAAAGGCGAGCCTTGTATAATCGCCCAAAAGTTATTGTAGGAGATAAACAAGTAACCTGTTTGTCTTAGAAGTATGCCAGCTATCCATGAATTCAATGGTAACCAAACAAACTCTACCATCATGAAAATCAAGAAAAATAGAAATAGTATTTTATCTAGGTTATAGTAAATTTTCCTAAAACCTAGCTTTTTAGGTTTTTCAGGTTTCATAGGCACTCCTAATCTAAAAATTGAGATAAGTCTAAGCTATTAAAGGGATTCATAGAAAAACTACTCTGGTCTTCTAATAATAGCTTTCCTTCATCCGATTCCAAAAATGCTTCGTAAACACGCGCCGTCATGCGGGCATCCTCTAAACTATTATGAGACTTCCCATGAAAACCTAAAAAATTCGCTACAGTTTGCAATTTAAGATTGGCTATGCCGTGTAAGTCAGAACTACGCCGTTCAAAAGCCTCATCATATAAATCAACCTTATACTGGTCATGATAGTCCAAGCCATGTTCCAAGAGAATAGGCAGATCACTTTTAGCCGCATTGTATCCAACTATAGGTAAATTGCCAACAAAAATCTGAAAATCCCTTAAAACTTGCTCCACCATTGGCGCATCTTTCAAGGTTTCAGCTGTGATTCCAGTCAAGCCATTGATAAAACTCTTCAAAGGCGCTGTAGTATGAACATAAGAATCAAAGGCACCTATTTCTTGACCATTTTGAAAGCGAACTGCCGATACCTGAATTAAATGGGTAACCCCTTCGTATTGATTGAACTCCAAATCAAAGGCAATATAATCTCTTAATTTTTCCATCTTTTACCTCAGTTCCGACTCAATTTAAACCATAAATAATAAAAGAAGCTATCAGGTTAGTGAATAACTCAAACAGCTTCTTTATTTTCCTCCAAATAAGCGAGCAAAAAAGCCTTTTTTGGTAGCTTGAACTTCTTCTTTTGCTTGATCCAACTCTAGTTTCAAGGTTTCTTGATCCTTCATAGCTTGAAGAGTTAACTGTTGCTGTTGGTCCAACTGTTTGTCCTTTTCTGCAATCTGTCGATCTTTAACACGCATCTGTTCATCTTTTTCTACCAACTGCTGGTCTTTGGCCTTGAGCTGCTCATATAAACGAAGAATTTCAGCATTTTTCTCATCGACTAAGATTTCCATCAGTTCGCGTTGTTTGACATCATCACTGACTGGTTCATCTTCAAAAATCGTTTTTTTATAGATTTCTTCTAGCTTAATCAAGCCACTTCGAGTAACTACAGTTACACCTTTGTCATTTTTTTTCGTGTCCTCTTCTGGAAGTTCTTTGACACGATTGTTGATTGCTTGACGAGAGAGTCCTAAGACCTCTGCAATCTCACTGACGGTCATTTCAATACTCATAATATCCTCTGAAACGTTTTCTAGCTTTTCTTTATTTAAATCTTATCATAAGCTAGATAAACTGTCAAATTTCCGCTTAATCTAAGGCCTTTAAAAAGGCTAGTAAGACTTGGGCAGAACGACGTCCAGCTTCGATAATAAACTCATCAAAAGAGATAGAGGCTTCGTGATTGGCATTGTCACTCATGGCACGAATGACTAGGAAAGGTAGGCCAAGAGCCTGAGCTGCTTGTGCAATAGCAGCCCCTTCCATTTCAACTGCTAAAACATCAGGAAAGTGGGATTTGATACTAGCAATCTTATCATCTCCAGCTATAAAGCTATCTCCTGTAGCAATCAAGCCTAGGTGCCAGGTCTGTTCTAACTGAGATAGACTCTCTTGGATTTTGGCTACAAAGGTTTTGTCTGATTCAAAATAAAGCGGTTGTTGCGCCATTTGGCCATAAGCATAGCCAAAAGCAGTCACATCCACATCATGGTAAGCTAGTCTATCTGCAATCACGACATCACCAACAGCAATCCCATCTGCAAGAGCACCTGCTGATCCTGTGTTGATGATAGCTTCTACTTGGAAATGGTCAGCTAGAATAGCTACACTCATAGCCGACATGACCTTTCCAATCCCACTCTGAACTAGAACGACTTCTGTATTGCCAACAGAGCCAGTGTAGTAGGTGTTTCCCAAGACTTGGATTTCTTGAGTTTTGTCCAAGTTCTGAGTCAAATATAGGAGTTCTTCTGGCATGGCAGCAATGATTCCAATTTTCATTTCAAGTCCTTTCAATTACAAGAGTTTCATCGCTAAAATTAACAAAATCAAAAGTAGGATAACTGCAAACAAGATGCGATTGAGTTTCGAATTAAAAACATTTCTCTTAGTGTTCTCAATGCGGCGACTCTTATGAATTGTTGGTTCTACTTCGATTGTAAGTGTATCTTGACTAAAACCGTGGTCTCTAGAGTGTGAATAACCAAAATGTTGTGAAGATGTTGGTAGGATCTTTGTTTCCTCATCATCTTGAAGAGGTGGTCCTGAGATTTTCTCACCACGATTGGCACGTTCAATCATTTCGTCTGTTAATAAAGGTTTTCCCATGGGTTGCTCCTCTATTTCTTTTGTAGTTCCCAGTACTGGATCGCCATAATGGTCTTGGCATCACAGATATGACCTGACTGGATCAGGTTCTTGGCTTCCTCTAGACCTACTTCTAGGACTTCCAAGGTTTCATCATCATCTTGAGGACGAGGATTTTCCACCTTAACCAAATCACTGGCGAGATAGAGTTTTAGTTTTTCATTACAAAATCCAATCGCAGAATAGAAATCGTACAACAGTTCTAACTTAGCTGTGTAGGCAACTTCTTCTTCCAATTCACGAAGGGCCGCCGCCATTGGATCAGCATTTTCACCAAGTTCAAGTTTACCAGCAGGAATCTCATAAGAAACCGCCTCAATAGCTTTTCGGTATTGCTTAACGAGAACGATTTTGTCTTCAGCTGTCACAGCTAATACACAAACAGCTCCATTGTGAAAAATCAAGTCACGTTGGGCAGTCCCCTTTCCTTCTGGTAGTTCCACCTGGTCTTGTACTAGTTTGAAAATAGGACCTTGATAGATTTCCTTCCGACTAATCGTTTTTTCTTCAAATTCCATGACAAACTCCTACTGGTTCTTTGGATGATGAGGGAGGCGAGTCGCATATTCATCTTTGTTGACCTGACGTCCACGGCCGATAGCAATGGCATCAGCAGGAACATTCTTGGTAATGGTTGATCCCGCTCCAACCAGAGAATTATCCCCAAGTTCTACAGGAGCAATAATAGTTGAGTTTGAGCCAACAAAGACATTATTGCCAATGACAGTTTTGTATTTATTTTTGCCATCGTAGTTGACTGTAATAGTTCCTGCACCGAAATTAACGTTGCTACCCACTTCACAGTTTCCAATATAAGTCAAATGACCCGCCTTGGTATTTTCACCGATTGAAGATCCTTTTACTTCAACAAAATTTCCAATGTGAACTTGAGCAGCCAGACTTGAACCTGGACGAATATGGGCATACGGGCCAACAGTCACGCCGTCTGCAACTGTACTTTCCTCAATCATAGAGTTGGTAATCACAGCTCCAGCTCCGATAGTGCTATCCACTACGTAAGTACCGTTTGTCAAAACAGTCTCAGCACCAATCTTCGTTTGACCTTTCAAGGTAACATTAGCTTCGATTTGGACTTCGGGAGCAATCTCAACATCAATGTCGATGTAAGTTGCTTCCGGATTGACAAAACTAACACCATTAACCATATGCTTTTGGTTGATACGGCGACGCATCACTGCTTCTGCAGTCGCAAGAGCTACACGGTCATTTACGCCAAGACTTTCATCAAAATCCTTGAGAGTATAGGCCCCAACCTTTTCACCCGCATTACGGAAAATACCAATCACGTCAGTAATATAGTACTCACCTTGGGCATTGTTGGTGTTGATGTTTTTAAGGGCTTCAAAAAGACGCTCATTGTCAAATACATAAGTTCCTGTATTGATTTCCTTAATTTGCTTTTCAAAGTCTGTGGCATCTTTCTGCTCAACAATACGAAGAACTTCAGCATTATCGTTACGGACGATACGACCGTATCCGAAAGGATTTGCCGCTTCAGCTGTTAGAATCGTCGCAACATTTTTGTGGTTGATATGGAAATCCAAGAGGTTTTTCAAACTTTCACCTGTAATCAGAGGAGTATCCCCAGCGATAACCAAAGTATGACCAGAGCAATTTTGCAAAATTGGCTCTGCCATCATGACAGCATGCCCAGTTCCTAGTTGTTCTGTTTGGGTAACAAAGTCTGTCTGACCGGCTAATACTTGCTCAACTAGCTCTGCCTTGTGACCAACTACAGTAACTGTTTTTTCAGGTTGAATAGCACCAACACTACGAAAAACATGTTCCAACATCGAAATTCCAGCTACTTTGTGAAGTACCTTTGGAAGATCTGATTTCATGCGAGTACCTTTTCCCGCTGCTAAAATAATGGCATAATTTGACATAATCTTCTCTTTTCTCTAGAAATTCCCTTATATTATACCATAATTTAGTTTCTTAGGAGTAAACAAACAGAGAAATAGGGAAAAGACGCCCATATATTCACTTTTTCCGATGTTTTCTTTGATTTTTTTATCTATTTACGTTAAACTATTTAAATATGAGAAAAAAGATTCATCCAGCTATTATTTTTACTTTATTTACTATATTTATAGCTATTTTGATCCTCAATAGACCAACTTATGAAGACCATCCCGTCAAGTCAAAACCAAATGCTGTCCAGGTTGAAAATCAGGCCTTGCATAATCTTGACAAACCTATTATTGATGTCTCTGGTTGGCAAAGACCTGAGGAAATCAACTACGATACCTTGTCTCAAAATATTTCAGGTGTTATTGTTCGCGTCCACAATGGGGCTCAACATACTGAAAAAAATGATGCCGCTTATGCCAATGGTATTGATAAAGCCTATAAAAGTCATATTACAGAATTTCAAAAGCGCAATGTCCCAGTTGGAGTCTATGCCTATCTAGCTAGCCCCAGCAAGGAAGAAATGGAAAAAGCCGCTGAAGTTTTCTATAATGCTGCTTCTCCTTACAACCCTAGTTACTATTGGTTGGACGTGGAAGAAAAAACAATGTCTGATATGAATGAAGGGGTTGAAGCCTTTCGTGCTAAACTGGAATCTTTAGGTGCTAAAAACATCGGCATCTATATTGGAGTTTACTTCATGCAAGAACACAGTATCAATACAGATAAGTTTACTGCTATTTGGATTCCTTCCTACGGGACAGACTCTGGTTACTTTGAAACAACACCCAATACCAGTTTAGACTACGACCTCCATCAATACACTTCAAAAGGAAGAATTGCTGGATTTGAACATCATTTAGATATTAATCTTATTTCTACCTTGAAGGAAAAAGAAGAAACCTTCAGAAAACTATTTTTAAGACCATAAGACAAGTGAAAATCGCTCTCTTTTTCACTTGTTTTTTCATTTTCTCCTCGTCTGTGTTATAATTGATAGAATAGAGAAAGAATTTTATGAAATTGAGGATTTTATGATGTTTTCATGGATTGCAAGAGTTATTAAAGGAATCGTCATCGCCTTAGGATTTATCTTACCAGGAATTTCAGGCGGTGTTTTGGCAGCTATTTTGGGAATTTACGAGCGAATGATTAGCTTTCTGGCTCATCCCTTTAAGGATTTTAAAGAGAATGTCCTATACTTTATCCCAGTAGCAATCGGGATGTTGCTAGGCATTGGTTTGTTTTCTTATCCAATCGAGTGTCTGCTAGAAAATTACCAGGTCTATGTTTTATGGAGTTTTGCTGGAGCTATCATCGGTACAGTTCCAAGTCTCCTTAAAGAATCTACTCGAGAATCTGATCGTGATAAGATTGACCTAGTCTGGTTCTGGACTACCTTTATCCTTTCGGGTGTCGGGCTATACGCACTAAATTTTGTTGTTGGGTCTCTTAGTGCCAGTTTCGCTAGTTTCATCTTAGCGGGTGCTCTTTTAGCTCTAGGTGTCTTGGTGCCTGGTTTAAGTCCGTCAAATCTACTCTTGATTTTAGGGCTGTACGCTCCAATGCTAACTGGTTTTAAGACCTTTGATTTATTCGGAACCTTCCTTCCTATTGGGATTGGTGCAGGAGCAACCCTCATCATTTTTTCAAAATTAATGGACCATGCCTTGAACAACTACCACTCCCGTGTTTATCACTTTATTATTGGAATTGTGCTATCAAGCACCCTCTTGATTTTGATTCCAAATGCTGGAAGTGCTGAAAGCATCCAATACACTGGACTTTCTATCGTGAGTTATGTTCTCATCGCCTTCTTCTTTGCACTTGGTATTTGGCTTGGTATCTGGATGAGTCAATTGGAGGATAAATATAAATAATGGCAAAGAAAGTGAAGATTAAAAAAACCTTGGTCGAACAAATTTTGACCAAGGCGGGTATTGACCATACTGGTATTCAGATCAACGCGCTTGAGGGTGAACTTCCTTCGGAATATGATCGAACACATATCTTTAAAACCTTGGCTCTGCTGGGTGATAAGACGGGGCCAATCATCGGAATCGTTCCCATAACAGAACACCTCGCTGAGAAAAAACTAGCAAAGGTTTCTGGTAATAAAAAAGTGAGTATGATTCCACAAAAAGATTTGGAAAAAACGACAGGCTATATTCATGGGGCTAATAACCCTGTCGGCATTCGCCAAAAACATAATTATCCCATTTTTATTGATCAGACTGCTTTGGATTTAGACAAAATGATTGTCTCTGCTGGAGAAGTCGGGCATAGTATCATCATCCGACCTCAAGACTTAGCCAGCTTTGTAAAAGCGGACTTTGCTGACATCTTGGAGGAAAATAACTGATGAAACTCTATTTTGTCCGTCATGGTCGGACTGTCTGGAATCTTGAAGGACGTTTTCAAGGTGCTAGCGGCGACTCTCCCCTTCTTCCAGAGTCCATTGACGTTTTAAAACAACTGGGGCAGTATCTCAAGGAGATACCTTTTGATACGATTTATTCTAGTGATTTACCCAGAGCAGTTAAGTCTGCTGAAATTATCCAAAGTCAACTCCAGTCCCCTTGTCCTTTAAAGAGCATTCCTAACCTACGTGAATGGCAACTTGGAAAACTAGAGGGATTAAAAATCGCTACGCTCAATGCCATCTACCCACAGCAAATCAAGGCCTTTCGCTCTAATCTGGCCCAGTTTGATACGAGGATGTTTGAAGCCGAATCTCTCTACTCTACGACTCAGCGAACCATTCAGTTTATCAAATCTCTGAAAGGAAGTCCGGCTGAAAACATTCTGATCGTTGGTCATGGAGCAAATCTTACTGCTAGCCTTCGTACACTTTTAGGCTATAAAGAAGCTCACCTCCGCAAAGATGGAGGCTTGGCCAATGCTAGTCTGACAGTTTTAGAGACCGATGATTTTGAAACCTTCACTCTGGAAAGATGGAATGACACTTCCTATCAAGAAAAATAATGGAACTTGATCTTAATGGTCAAGTTCTTTTTAGTTTTCA
This genomic interval from Streptococcus oralis subsp. tigurinus contains the following:
- the macP gene encoding cell wall synthase accessory phosphoprotein MacP, with the translated sequence MGKPLLTDEMIERANRGEKISGPPLQDDEETKILPTSSQHFGYSHSRDHGFSQDTLTIEVEPTIHKSRRIENTKRNVFNSKLNRILFAVILLLILLILAMKLL
- the glmU gene encoding bifunctional UDP-N-acetylglucosamine diphosphorylase/glucosamine-1-phosphate N-acetyltransferase GlmU, which produces MSNYAIILAAGKGTRMKSDLPKVLHKVAGISMLEHVFRSVGAIQPEKTVTVVGHKAELVEQVLAGQTDFVTQTEQLGTGHAVMMAEPILQNCSGHTLVIAGDTPLITGESLKNLLDFHINHKNVATILTAEAANPFGYGRIVRNDNAEVLRIVEQKDATDFEKQIKEINTGTYVFDNERLFEALKNINTNNAQGEYYITDVIGIFRNAGEKVGAYTLKDFDESLGVNDRVALATAEAVMRRRINQKHMVNGVSFVNPEATYIDIDVEIAPEVQIEANVTLKGQTKIGAETVLTNGTYVVDSTIGAGAVITNSMIEESTVADGVTVGPYAHIRPGSSLAAQVHIGNFVEVKGSSIGENTKAGHLTYIGNCEVGSNVNFGAGTITVNYDGKNKYKTVIGNNVFVGSNSTIIAPVELGDNSLVGAGSTITKNVPADAIAIGRGRQVNKDEYATRLPHHPKNQ
- the rocS gene encoding chromosome segregation protein RocS, with translation MSIEMTVSEIAEVLGLSRQAINNRVKELPEEDTKKNDKGVTVVTRSGLIKLEEIYKKTIFEDEPVSDDVKQRELMEILVDEKNAEILRLYEQLKAKDQQLVEKDEQMRVKDRQIAEKDKQLDQQQQLTLQAMKDQETLKLELDQAKEEVQATKKGFFARLFGGK
- a CDS encoding 3'-5' exonuclease, coding for MEKLRDYIAFDLEFNQYEGVTHLIQVSAVRFQNGQEIGAFDSYVHTTAPLKSFINGLTGITAETLKDAPMVEQVLRDFQIFVGNLPIVGYNAAKSDLPILLEHGLDYHDQYKVDLYDEAFERRSSDLHGIANLKLQTVANFLGFHGKSHNSLEDARMTARVYEAFLESDEGKLLLEDQSSFSMNPFNSLDLSQFLD
- a CDS encoding histidine phosphatase family protein; protein product: MKLYFVRHGRTVWNLEGRFQGASGDSPLLPESIDVLKQLGQYLKEIPFDTIYSSDLPRAVKSAEIIQSQLQSPCPLKSIPNLREWQLGKLEGLKIATLNAIYPQQIKAFRSNLAQFDTRMFEAESLYSTTQRTIQFIKSLKGSPAENILIVGHGANLTASLRTLLGYKEAHLRKDGGLANASLTVLETDDFETFTLERWNDTSYQEK
- a CDS encoding glycoside hydrolase family 25 protein, which translates into the protein MRKKIHPAIIFTLFTIFIAILILNRPTYEDHPVKSKPNAVQVENQALHNLDKPIIDVSGWQRPEEINYDTLSQNISGVIVRVHNGAQHTEKNDAAYANGIDKAYKSHITEFQKRNVPVGVYAYLASPSKEEMEKAAEVFYNAASPYNPSYYWLDVEEKTMSDMNEGVEAFRAKLESLGAKNIGIYIGVYFMQEHSINTDKFTAIWIPSYGTDSGYFETTPNTSLDYDLHQYTSKGRIAGFEHHLDINLISTLKEKEETFRKLFLRP
- a CDS encoding aminoacyl-tRNA deacylase — its product is MAKKVKIKKTLVEQILTKAGIDHTGIQINALEGELPSEYDRTHIFKTLALLGDKTGPIIGIVPITEHLAEKKLAKVSGNKKVSMIPQKDLEKTTGYIHGANNPVGIRQKHNYPIFIDQTALDLDKMIVSAGEVGHSIIIRPQDLASFVKADFADILEENN
- a CDS encoding DUF368 domain-containing protein encodes the protein MFSWIARVIKGIVIALGFILPGISGGVLAAILGIYERMISFLAHPFKDFKENVLYFIPVAIGMLLGIGLFSYPIECLLENYQVYVLWSFAGAIIGTVPSLLKESTRESDRDKIDLVWFWTTFILSGVGLYALNFVVGSLSASFASFILAGALLALGVLVPGLSPSNLLLILGLYAPMLTGFKTFDLFGTFLPIGIGAGATLIIFSKLMDHALNNYHSRVYHFIIGIVLSSTLLILIPNAGSAESIQYTGLSIVSYVLIAFFFALGIWLGIWMSQLEDKYK
- a CDS encoding 5'-methylthioadenosine/adenosylhomocysteine nucleosidase: MKIGIIAAMPEELLYLTQNLDKTQEIQVLGNTYYTGSVGNTEVVLVQSGIGKVMSAMSVAILADHFQVEAIINTGSAGALADGIAVGDVVIADRLAYHDVDVTAFGYAYGQMAQQPLYFESDKTFVAKIQESLSQLEQTWHLGLIATGDSFIAGDDKIASIKSHFPDVLAVEMEGAAIAQAAQALGLPFLVIRAMSDNANHEASISFDEFIIEAGRRSAQVLLAFLKALD
- a CDS encoding NUDIX hydrolase produces the protein MEFEEKTISRKEIYQGPIFKLVQDQVELPEGKGTAQRDLIFHNGAVCVLAVTAEDKIVLVKQYRKAIEAVSYEIPAGKLELGENADPMAAALRELEEEVAYTAKLELLYDFYSAIGFCNEKLKLYLASDLVKVENPRPQDDDETLEVLEVGLEEAKNLIQSGHICDAKTIMAIQYWELQKK